A region from the Salifodinibacter halophilus genome encodes:
- the mutL gene encoding DNA mismatch repair endonuclease MutL has product MSIHPLDDQLISQIAAGEVVERPASVVKELVENSLDADATNIRIEIEQGGLRYIGVADDGRGISADELRLALARHATSKIDSLATLEAAPYLGFRGEALASIASVASLRLSARSVEAGHGSVVDASTPGDIRPAALEQGTRCEVFELFSQVPARRKFLKTAATEFRHIQRVFNQLALSRFDVGFSLIHDNTCRVALPPATERQAIVERIGKVVGTGFVEHAIALDEAVDGMRLSGWLATPGLSRARADLQYCFVNERPVRDPVINHAVREAYRDLLHSQRYPAFILYLEIDAAAIDVNAHPAKSEIRFRQSRPTHEFVRRSVARALAANETQSTGAHTTDLPVVESPAHRPGDTATNQSHAAISAPREASVAGYPDKAYTSQYQFQMPAEPLGVQEVPDTQPDTAPAGGSDTLGHALGQIHDIFILAENEQGLIVVDMHAAHERVLYEQLKTNHARGALASSRLLVPAALDLEPGGAEALEAYQDTVAHLGFEITPSAPDKARITAIPELLTERDYIGLAGDLVAQLIGENTSGETTGDGADAHIRGVVDGVLADIGCKAAVKAGHRLTITEMNQLLQDMAHTHHAGHCNHGRPSWIQVDRAGLDRLFMRGQ; this is encoded by the coding sequence ATGTCGATTCATCCGTTGGATGACCAGTTAATCAGCCAGATTGCTGCTGGCGAAGTCGTCGAACGGCCAGCATCGGTGGTCAAGGAGCTCGTGGAAAACAGCCTCGATGCCGATGCCACTAACATTCGTATCGAGATCGAGCAGGGCGGCTTACGCTATATCGGTGTCGCGGACGACGGTCGGGGTATCAGTGCGGACGAATTGCGACTGGCCCTGGCGCGCCACGCGACCAGCAAAATCGATAGCCTGGCGACGCTTGAAGCGGCACCGTACCTTGGGTTTCGTGGTGAAGCACTGGCCAGTATCGCGAGTGTCGCGTCCTTACGTTTGAGTGCCCGATCAGTGGAAGCAGGGCATGGCTCGGTCGTGGATGCCAGCACACCGGGCGATATTCGTCCGGCAGCACTTGAGCAAGGGACACGCTGCGAGGTGTTCGAGTTGTTCAGCCAGGTGCCGGCACGGCGTAAATTCTTAAAAACAGCGGCCACCGAGTTTCGCCACATCCAGCGCGTGTTTAACCAATTGGCGTTATCACGCTTCGATGTAGGGTTTTCACTCATCCATGACAATACCTGCCGGGTCGCATTGCCCCCTGCAACTGAGCGTCAGGCGATAGTCGAACGGATAGGTAAAGTCGTTGGTACTGGGTTCGTCGAGCACGCGATCGCTTTGGACGAAGCTGTCGACGGCATGCGTTTAAGTGGTTGGTTGGCAACACCGGGGCTATCTCGCGCCCGCGCCGATCTGCAGTACTGCTTTGTCAACGAGCGACCCGTGCGCGATCCGGTTATCAACCACGCCGTGCGCGAAGCCTATCGCGATCTGTTGCATAGCCAGCGTTATCCGGCGTTCATCCTCTATCTCGAAATCGACGCGGCCGCGATTGATGTCAACGCGCATCCGGCCAAATCCGAGATCCGTTTCCGCCAGAGTCGGCCGACGCATGAATTTGTACGTCGCAGCGTCGCGCGTGCGCTGGCCGCCAACGAGACTCAATCGACTGGCGCGCATACCACGGATCTGCCGGTTGTCGAATCGCCCGCGCATCGCCCGGGTGACACCGCAACTAACCAAAGCCATGCAGCTATCTCGGCACCGAGAGAGGCGAGTGTTGCCGGCTATCCGGATAAGGCATACACGAGCCAGTATCAGTTTCAAATGCCGGCGGAGCCCTTGGGTGTTCAGGAGGTGCCAGATACGCAGCCGGATACGGCACCGGCAGGAGGCAGCGATACGCTGGGGCACGCACTCGGGCAGATCCATGACATCTTCATTCTGGCCGAAAATGAACAGGGTTTGATTGTGGTCGACATGCATGCGGCCCACGAGCGTGTACTCTACGAGCAATTAAAGACCAATCACGCGCGCGGTGCGTTGGCATCGTCACGCTTACTTGTGCCGGCCGCCCTGGATTTGGAGCCGGGTGGCGCCGAGGCGCTCGAGGCGTATCAAGACACGGTCGCCCATTTAGGCTTCGAAATAACGCCGAGCGCGCCTGACAAGGCGCGCATCACTGCAATACCTGAGTTGCTGACCGAGCGCGATTATATTGGCTTGGCTGGTGACCTCGTCGCACAGTTGATTGGCGAAAACACGTCTGGTGAAACAACGGGCGATGGCGCTGATGCCCACATTCGCGGTGTGGTTGATGGCGTTCTTGCCGATATCGGATGCAAGGCGGCCGTTAAGGCCGGGCATCGGCTAACGATTACTGAAATGAATCAACTGCTGCAGGATATGGCGCACACACACCACGCCGGCCATTGTAATCATGGCCGACCGAGCTGGATCCAGGTTGACCGTGCCGGACTGGATCGACTTTTCATGCGTGGCCAGTGA
- a CDS encoding protease modulator HflC yields MTGKQIAGLVIAVIAVVVAYNSYFVVTPRERIVLVQMGDIVGSNYPPGLHFKVPFIQQEHNFDRRIRALTGNIDRVLTAESKNLAVKYYVKWRINDTVDYYLSTHGSAQRAQGLLSDLVKNDLLAAFSKRTIEQAVGNQRDQILAAVAVQVNKDAKQYGMHVADVRIMKLNLPEQVSKSVYKRMRSKREEVIKALRAEGDAAGKEIRSDARRARTEILAKAYRKAEKLKGAGDAKAARIYAKAYKQNPEFYTFYRSLQLYRNNIGSGDLLLLKPNGKLFQFFNPLSRDSEMGKSSNAAKSKSNSS; encoded by the coding sequence ATGACGGGTAAACAGATCGCTGGCTTGGTCATCGCGGTAATCGCGGTGGTCGTTGCCTATAATTCGTATTTCGTAGTTACACCGCGCGAGCGCATCGTGCTGGTACAGATGGGCGACATCGTTGGCTCGAATTACCCGCCCGGATTGCACTTCAAGGTGCCTTTCATTCAGCAAGAGCATAACTTCGATCGGCGGATCCGGGCTCTGACCGGCAACATCGATCGTGTGCTGACCGCAGAAAGCAAGAACCTTGCTGTTAAATATTATGTGAAATGGCGCATCAATGACACGGTCGACTATTATCTGTCGACACACGGCAGTGCGCAGCGTGCCCAGGGGCTGCTCTCCGATCTGGTCAAAAACGATCTGCTGGCCGCGTTCTCAAAACGAACCATCGAGCAGGCGGTTGGCAATCAGCGTGATCAGATTCTCGCCGCGGTTGCCGTTCAAGTGAATAAGGATGCCAAGCAATACGGCATGCATGTGGCTGATGTTCGCATCATGAAATTGAACTTGCCGGAGCAAGTCAGCAAGTCGGTATACAAACGCATGCGGTCCAAACGCGAAGAGGTCATCAAGGCACTGCGTGCTGAAGGTGATGCCGCGGGTAAGGAAATTCGCTCGGATGCGCGGCGTGCGCGGACCGAGATTCTGGCCAAAGCTTATCGCAAGGCGGAAAAGCTGAAAGGCGCGGGCGATGCCAAGGCTGCTCGTATATACGCCAAGGCTTATAAGCAGAATCCGGAGTTCTATACCTTCTATCGGAGCCTGCAGCTCTATCGAAACAATATTGGATCGGGCGATCTTCTGCTGCTCAAGCCGAACGGAAAGCTGTTCCAGTTTTTCAATCCGCTGTCGCGTGACTCCGAAATGGGCAAATCGTCAAACGCGGCCAAGTCTAAGTCGAATAGCTCCTGA
- the htpX gene encoding zinc metalloprotease HtpX: protein MNIVKTTFLLTGLTVLLVLIGSALGGTAGMVLALVVAGAMNLGSYWFSDRMVLRMNDARAVDRDSAPKLYRLVEELVQNAGLPMPAVYIVDAEAPNAFATGRNPEHAAVAVTTGLLRTMSREEMKGVLAHELAHVRHRDTLISALAATIAGAVAMIANIAQFAMLFGGMRGEDDEGPGGMIGSLLLLIVAPIAASLIQLAISRSREFGADAGGAEIAGSPDGLASALAKLESANRQQPVQSAEKNPATAHLFIVNPLSAKGFSKLFATHPSTEERIARLHKMGQSYMRV, encoded by the coding sequence ATGAATATTGTCAAGACGACGTTTTTGCTTACCGGCCTTACAGTGTTGCTGGTGCTTATCGGCAGTGCACTTGGCGGCACCGCCGGCATGGTTCTCGCGTTGGTCGTGGCCGGTGCGATGAATCTCGGTAGCTACTGGTTTTCCGACCGGATGGTACTGCGAATGAACGACGCGCGTGCGGTTGATCGCGACAGCGCGCCCAAACTCTATCGCTTGGTCGAAGAGCTCGTGCAGAACGCGGGACTGCCGATGCCCGCGGTTTATATCGTGGACGCCGAAGCGCCGAACGCGTTTGCTACCGGCCGCAATCCGGAACACGCGGCCGTGGCGGTAACGACTGGGTTGCTGCGAACCATGAGCCGTGAAGAAATGAAAGGAGTGCTGGCCCACGAACTGGCTCACGTTCGCCATCGTGACACGTTGATTAGCGCACTGGCTGCAACGATCGCTGGTGCGGTTGCCATGATCGCCAATATCGCCCAATTCGCGATGTTGTTCGGTGGCATGCGCGGCGAGGACGACGAAGGGCCGGGCGGTATGATCGGGAGTCTGCTCCTTTTGATCGTCGCGCCCATCGCGGCATCGCTTATCCAACTGGCAATTTCACGCTCGCGCGAGTTTGGTGCGGACGCGGGCGGTGCTGAGATCGCTGGCAGTCCCGACGGTCTGGCCAGTGCACTCGCGAAATTGGAATCGGCCAATCGCCAACAACCAGTTCAAAGTGCTGAGAAAAATCCGGCGACGGCTCATCTGTTTATCGTCAACCCGCTTAGCGCTAAAGGGTTTAGCAAATTATTCGCCACGCATCCATCGACCGAGGAGCGAATCGCCCGCCTACACAAGATGGGGCAATCGTACATGCGGGTATAA
- the hfq gene encoding RNA chaperone Hfq: MAKGQSLQEPFLNTLRKERVQVSIYLVNGIKLQGQIDSFDSFVVLLRNAVSQMVYKHAISTIVPARNVRIDKVDDDEAVEDMSVEDESM, translated from the coding sequence ATGGCGAAAGGCCAGTCCCTACAAGAACCATTTTTGAACACCTTGCGTAAAGAACGCGTTCAGGTGTCGATCTATCTAGTCAACGGCATCAAGCTACAGGGACAGATTGACTCATTCGACTCGTTCGTCGTGCTGTTACGAAACGCAGTCAGCCAAATGGTCTATAAACACGCCATTTCGACTATCGTGCCCGCACGCAACGTTCGTATTGACAAGGTCGACGATGATGAAGCGGTCGAGGATATGTCAGTTGAAGATGAGTCGATGTAA
- a CDS encoding DUF2065 domain-containing protein produces MPFLAPDRWRNTLAQLTEVDPRQIRVFGGALVMVGLVALQLIA; encoded by the coding sequence ATGCCATTCCTGGCCCCCGATCGGTGGCGTAATACGTTGGCGCAGTTGACCGAAGTCGACCCACGGCAGATACGCGTTTTCGGCGGCGCACTGGTTATGGTTGGGCTGGTCGCGTTACAGCTCATCGCATAG
- a CDS encoding protease modulator HflK — protein MAWNEPGGGGNKNPWSGGGNNKNNSGPPDLDELWRRLRAKLTGGANGDRGSGGNGGSSGVSGALLGAIIAVIIVVWLLTGLYVVQPGEKGVVLRFGEYTHTSAPGWHWRVPYPVDSVYKVDTQKVRSASKRAVMLTTHENYVDVKVAVQYRVSNAMHYLFRLREPDMTVLHVLRAAVRSVVGNSSMNEVIQEGVDVQSLKQEADKKVDLKKEKQSSEPQESPMANLDDELVSKIKAQLKQQPKITNRSRATLHTNIKKLMQYRLDQYEAGIEIMSVNVKYAQPPEPVQNAFEEAIKAREQKVNKKNTARAYARALVARAQGEKAQTVAKAKAYKQRTVARSEGQAARFAKLESQYENAPNVTRDRLYLQTMSKVLGNSHVILNSGGQGSMNYLPLEQVLSEKTEAAKRQQSSDNESGSQNMAEPGDSPALPEPMTNGDHGSSNTNASSGNNGQQTNQSSDNSLRNRNRNR, from the coding sequence ATGGCGTGGAATGAGCCTGGAGGCGGAGGTAATAAGAATCCTTGGTCTGGCGGTGGGAACAACAAGAACAATAGCGGCCCGCCCGACCTAGACGAACTCTGGCGACGGCTCCGAGCCAAGCTAACGGGCGGCGCAAATGGTGACCGCGGCAGCGGTGGTAACGGCGGTTCTTCCGGCGTTAGTGGTGCATTGCTTGGCGCCATCATCGCCGTAATCATTGTCGTCTGGCTGTTAACGGGACTGTATGTCGTGCAGCCGGGTGAAAAGGGCGTTGTGCTTCGCTTCGGGGAATATACACATACGTCGGCGCCGGGCTGGCACTGGCGTGTCCCGTATCCTGTTGACAGTGTTTACAAAGTGGATACGCAGAAGGTTCGCAGCGCCAGCAAGCGCGCGGTGATGCTGACCACGCACGAAAACTACGTCGACGTCAAAGTCGCTGTTCAATATCGCGTTTCGAACGCGATGCACTACTTATTCCGGCTGCGCGAACCCGATATGACGGTGCTGCACGTGTTGCGCGCGGCGGTCCGTTCAGTGGTCGGAAATAGCAGCATGAATGAGGTTATTCAGGAAGGCGTCGACGTCCAAAGCCTGAAACAGGAAGCCGATAAGAAAGTCGACCTGAAAAAGGAAAAGCAATCGAGCGAGCCGCAAGAGTCGCCGATGGCTAATCTGGACGACGAGCTCGTGAGTAAAATCAAGGCGCAGCTCAAGCAGCAGCCGAAGATTACCAACCGATCGCGGGCAACTCTGCATACCAACATCAAGAAATTAATGCAGTATCGGCTCGATCAATACGAGGCCGGTATTGAGATTATGAGCGTTAACGTGAAGTACGCTCAGCCGCCAGAGCCGGTGCAAAACGCATTTGAAGAGGCAATCAAGGCGCGCGAGCAGAAAGTCAACAAGAAAAACACGGCGCGCGCTTACGCCCGCGCCCTTGTCGCGAGAGCGCAGGGCGAGAAAGCCCAGACCGTGGCCAAGGCCAAGGCGTATAAACAGCGCACAGTGGCACGTTCCGAAGGTCAGGCAGCGCGTTTTGCGAAGCTCGAATCTCAGTACGAAAATGCGCCGAACGTCACGCGTGACCGGCTCTATCTGCAAACCATGAGCAAAGTGCTGGGCAACAGTCACGTGATTCTCAATTCCGGCGGTCAAGGATCGATGAATTATCTACCGCTGGAACAAGTGCTCTCGGAAAAGACTGAAGCAGCAAAGCGTCAGCAGTCCTCGGATAATGAATCGGGTAGCCAGAATATGGCGGAGCCTGGTGACAGTCCCGCGCTGCCCGAGCCGATGACGAACGGTGACCATGGTTCATCGAATACGAATGCGTCGTCAGGTAATAACGGGCAGCAGACGAATCAATCGTCCGATAATAGTCTTCGAAACCGGAACCGCAATCGATGA
- a CDS encoding ATP phosphoribosyltransferase regulatory subunit, giving the protein MAESLDLSQVSFERLLLPEGVPETLPPTSWQLECARRDLLDLYWRWGFDLVRPPLIEYLDSLLTGAGADLDLQTFKLTDQVNGRTLGVRSDMTTQIARIDAQRFATTGSARYCYIGSVLHTRTEEPGGSRAPLQIGAEKFGDASLSADVEILSLMLESLRLMGIVGVGIDLGHVQVYRRLVERAKLDVHTEARLFDIVQRKSRPDLDALVSEGVLDTRTHARFAAVIDLNGDSETLARARQVIGGIDNAIDAAIEELASIVGAIQRRYPERAIFIDFAELRGYRYKTGLLFAAFAPGHGRELARGGRYDNVGEAFGHGRPATGFSADLNVLAALGEINIETTATTIVAPMLEDEALDAEIARLRNAGWRVVVDSDDSADPGRPDENCAYRLVYSDDDTWQLAPITGVGE; this is encoded by the coding sequence ATGGCCGAGTCTCTCGATCTCTCGCAGGTCTCGTTCGAGCGGCTGTTGTTGCCGGAGGGCGTGCCTGAGACGTTGCCGCCGACATCGTGGCAATTAGAATGCGCGCGGCGTGATCTGCTCGATCTATATTGGCGTTGGGGGTTTGATCTCGTACGGCCGCCGCTGATCGAGTATCTCGACTCGCTTCTGACCGGCGCTGGTGCCGACCTTGATCTTCAGACGTTCAAGCTGACTGATCAGGTCAATGGTCGGACGCTCGGCGTGCGCTCGGATATGACGACGCAGATCGCCCGCATCGACGCCCAGCGATTCGCTACGACCGGTTCGGCACGCTACTGTTACATCGGCAGCGTCCTGCATACACGGACTGAAGAGCCGGGTGGTTCTCGCGCACCGCTGCAGATCGGTGCCGAGAAATTTGGTGACGCCAGTCTGTCAGCTGACGTCGAAATTCTGTCGTTGATGCTTGAATCGCTGCGGCTGATGGGCATCGTCGGTGTCGGCATCGATTTAGGTCATGTTCAAGTGTATCGACGGCTGGTCGAGCGCGCCAAACTGGATGTGCACACTGAAGCGCGGCTGTTCGACATCGTCCAACGAAAATCGCGCCCCGATCTCGATGCATTGGTGAGCGAAGGCGTACTCGACACACGAACGCATGCGCGTTTCGCCGCGGTCATCGATCTTAATGGCGATAGCGAGACACTGGCGCGGGCGCGGCAGGTCATCGGTGGGATCGACAATGCGATCGATGCGGCAATCGAGGAACTGGCATCGATAGTCGGGGCGATTCAACGCCGCTATCCCGAGCGCGCCATTTTCATCGATTTTGCCGAACTGCGCGGTTATCGTTACAAGACGGGGCTGTTATTTGCTGCGTTCGCCCCAGGCCACGGTCGGGAACTGGCACGCGGCGGTCGCTACGACAACGTCGGCGAAGCATTTGGCCATGGACGGCCTGCTACCGGCTTCTCAGCGGATCTCAACGTTCTCGCGGCATTGGGCGAGATAAACATTGAAACGACCGCGACAACGATAGTGGCGCCGATGCTTGAGGACGAAGCGTTGGATGCCGAGATTGCCCGGCTGCGTAACGCAGGGTGGCGCGTCGTAGTCGATAGCGATGATTCAGCTGACCCGGGTCGGCCGGACGAAAACTGCGCATACAGATTGGTGTATAGCGATGACGACACATGGCAATTGGCGCCAATAACTGGAGTTGGAGAATAA
- the hflX gene encoding GTPase HflX: MFERPAIGQTAVIVHVAFGERDYSEADREFRELVRSADADVKAHIGGSRLSPDPRYFVGGGKADDIAAAITDNNAALAVFNHDLSPSQERNLEKRLGARVLDRAGLILDIFSRRARSHEGKLQVELAQLRHLATRLVRGWSHLERQRGGIGLRGPGETQLEVDRRLVDDRIALLQKRLRKVAVQRDQSASARRHVSNPLVSMVGYTNAGKSTLFNMLTDTSAYTADKLFATLDPTLRRMSVDVGDPLIVSDTVGFIRDLPHELIAAFRATLEQTRDADLLLHVVDVSNPEQRDQMREVETVLTEIGAGQLPVMAVYNKIDQLAECEPRVEVDTDGHPVRAFVSAETGEGVAALREALGQRCRPDIRRERLEIPAAAGRLRADIYELGQVTEETGTANGNLILDVTASIGDLEAAASRAGWSLSQLRDADDQLTSVDNAAG, from the coding sequence GTGTTTGAACGTCCGGCGATCGGGCAGACCGCTGTTATCGTTCATGTCGCCTTCGGCGAGCGTGACTACAGCGAGGCTGATCGCGAGTTCCGCGAACTTGTTCGTTCGGCCGATGCCGATGTAAAAGCGCATATCGGCGGTAGTCGTTTGTCGCCGGACCCGCGTTATTTCGTTGGTGGCGGCAAAGCCGATGATATCGCGGCCGCAATCACCGACAACAACGCCGCACTGGCGGTCTTTAACCACGACCTGTCGCCGAGTCAGGAGCGTAACCTCGAAAAACGTTTGGGGGCCCGAGTGCTCGATCGAGCCGGCCTCATTCTTGATATCTTTTCGCGGCGAGCGCGCTCGCACGAGGGCAAACTTCAAGTCGAGCTGGCCCAGCTGCGGCATTTGGCGACGCGGCTGGTGCGAGGCTGGTCGCATCTCGAGCGCCAACGCGGCGGTATCGGACTCCGTGGCCCAGGCGAAACGCAGCTAGAAGTCGACCGTCGATTGGTCGATGATCGTATTGCGCTTTTGCAAAAACGCCTACGCAAAGTTGCCGTACAGCGCGATCAGAGTGCGTCGGCGCGTCGGCATGTCAGCAACCCGCTGGTGTCGATGGTGGGCTATACCAACGCCGGCAAATCGACACTGTTCAATATGCTGACCGATACGAGCGCGTATACGGCGGATAAACTATTCGCCACGCTCGATCCAACGTTACGTCGTATGTCGGTCGACGTCGGCGATCCTTTGATTGTCAGCGATACGGTGGGCTTTATACGCGACCTGCCACATGAATTGATCGCGGCATTTCGGGCCACCCTGGAACAGACGCGTGACGCCGATTTGCTATTGCATGTCGTCGACGTGTCCAATCCGGAACAGCGCGATCAGATGCGCGAAGTCGAAACCGTGCTGACTGAGATCGGTGCCGGTCAGTTGCCAGTCATGGCGGTCTACAACAAAATCGATCAATTAGCCGAATGCGAGCCACGTGTCGAAGTCGACACCGATGGTCATCCAGTGCGAGCTTTTGTATCGGCAGAAACCGGCGAGGGCGTCGCAGCATTGCGCGAAGCGTTGGGTCAGCGTTGTCGACCCGACATCAGGCGTGAGCGTCTCGAGATACCGGCTGCGGCTGGCCGACTGCGAGCTGACATTTATGAGTTGGGCCAAGTGACCGAAGAGACAGGAACGGCCAATGGCAATCTGATCCTGGATGTTACGGCCTCGATCGGTGATCTCGAAGCCGCAGCATCACGAGCCGGCTGGTCGTTGTCGCAGCTAAGAGACGCCGATGATCAGTTGACGAGCGTGGATAATGCCGCAGGATGA
- a CDS encoding adenylosuccinate synthase gives MSRRIVVIGSQWGDEGKGKIADMLTGRARHVVRFQGGHNAGHTLVIDGQTTVLRLIPSGILHAGTTNHIANGVVVSPSALAAERAELEARDVPVADRLRISSECSLILPSHVSLDAARESGARQAALGTTGRGIGPAYEDKVARRGLRVGDLFNPSRLRERLEVALDYHNFVLTQYYQVDAVDYQQTCDDLLAHAEALKPITTDVTNALRGACMAGDSILFEGAQGALLDIDHGTYPFVTSSNTIAGGASTGTGVGPGYIDDVIGVVKAYTTRVGGGPFPTEQDNATGRHLAERGNEFGSVTGRPRRCGWFDAAALRRSAFNNGLSSLGVTKLDVLDKLESIRVCIGYQLDGQRLDFAPAGADVLARCEPIYEDLPGWQSDTSGVRELAELPPNARAYLDRLAELVDTPIDIVSTGADRTDAIVCRDPFG, from the coding sequence ATGAGCCGGCGCATTGTGGTTATCGGAAGCCAATGGGGCGACGAAGGTAAGGGTAAGATCGCCGACATGCTGACTGGGCGTGCCCGGCATGTGGTGCGTTTTCAGGGCGGGCACAACGCCGGTCATACGCTGGTCATCGACGGCCAGACCACGGTTTTACGCCTGATTCCGTCGGGTATTTTGCACGCCGGTACGACCAATCACATCGCCAATGGTGTGGTCGTGTCGCCGAGTGCGCTCGCGGCCGAGCGTGCCGAGTTGGAAGCACGCGACGTACCGGTTGCCGACCGACTGCGGATCAGCTCGGAATGTTCGCTTATCCTGCCGAGTCATGTGTCACTTGACGCTGCCCGCGAATCCGGCGCTCGGCAAGCTGCGCTCGGTACGACCGGGCGTGGCATCGGCCCCGCTTACGAAGACAAGGTGGCCCGACGCGGATTGCGGGTTGGCGACCTGTTCAATCCATCCAGGTTACGCGAGCGCTTGGAGGTCGCGCTGGATTACCACAACTTCGTGCTGACACAGTATTATCAAGTCGATGCCGTCGATTACCAGCAAACCTGCGACGACCTGCTGGCACATGCGGAGGCCCTCAAACCGATCACGACCGATGTAACCAACGCGCTCAGAGGCGCGTGCATGGCTGGCGACTCGATTCTATTCGAGGGTGCCCAAGGGGCGTTACTCGATATTGATCACGGCACTTATCCCTTCGTGACGTCGTCGAATACAATCGCTGGCGGGGCGTCGACTGGAACCGGTGTGGGTCCGGGCTATATCGATGATGTCATCGGCGTCGTCAAAGCTTATACAACCCGCGTCGGCGGCGGACCATTCCCGACCGAGCAAGACAACGCGACCGGTCGGCATCTCGCCGAACGCGGTAACGAATTCGGTTCTGTTACCGGTCGGCCGAGGCGTTGCGGTTGGTTCGATGCCGCCGCATTACGGCGAAGTGCGTTCAACAATGGCTTGTCCAGCCTAGGTGTCACCAAGCTCGACGTGCTGGACAAGCTCGAGTCTATCCGAGTTTGTATTGGCTATCAGCTGGACGGTCAGAGACTGGATTTCGCGCCAGCCGGGGCCGATGTGCTGGCACGCTGCGAGCCAATCTACGAAGATTTGCCAGGTTGGCAGTCGGACACATCCGGTGTGCGAGAACTTGCCGAACTACCGCCCAACGCGCGGGCCTATCTGGACCGCTTGGCCGAACTGGTGGACACACCGATCGATATTGTATCGACGGGCGCGGATCGTACCGACGCAATCGTTTGTCGCGATCCGTTCGGCTAA
- the miaA gene encoding tRNA (adenosine(37)-N6)-dimethylallyltransferase MiaA: MGPTASGKSELAVSVAEKLNAEIVSVDSAMVYRGMDIGTAKPSCATRRRVPHTLIDIRDPWVDYSAAEFRADALSEIDRIHAAGRPALLVGGTSLYFRALEFGLSDLPSRDEAVRAEIRSEAETVGWQALHARLAHFDPIRANEIHPNDRQRIERALEIVRVTGRPPSAQRATGQGESILGNRCCKIVVAPDSRAELHTRIEQRFTEMLASGFLEEVETLVQNPNLSINNAAARAVGYRQLWPVVLGEISLDDGVYGAKKATRQLAKRQLTWLRRQADTDWLISGRASNRDQILSTIDRFF; encoded by the coding sequence ATGGGGCCGACCGCTTCGGGCAAGAGTGAGCTCGCGGTATCGGTGGCCGAAAAGCTAAACGCTGAAATCGTGTCGGTGGATTCCGCGATGGTTTACCGCGGGATGGATATTGGAACAGCGAAACCATCGTGTGCGACACGCCGGCGTGTGCCACATACGTTGATCGACATACGCGACCCTTGGGTGGATTATTCAGCTGCTGAGTTTCGTGCAGACGCATTATCGGAAATCGACCGAATCCATGCGGCCGGGCGACCGGCGCTACTGGTCGGTGGCACTTCACTCTATTTTCGTGCGTTGGAGTTTGGGTTAAGCGATCTACCCAGTCGCGATGAAGCGGTGCGCGCAGAGATTCGTTCCGAAGCCGAAACGGTCGGTTGGCAGGCGTTGCACGCGCGTTTGGCACACTTCGATCCGATACGAGCCAACGAAATTCATCCCAACGACCGCCAGCGTATTGAACGAGCATTGGAGATTGTTCGTGTTACTGGCCGCCCACCGAGTGCTCAACGCGCAACAGGCCAGGGTGAGTCCATCTTGGGGAACCGATGTTGCAAGATTGTTGTCGCACCGGACAGCCGTGCTGAGCTTCATACTCGGATCGAACAGCGTTTCACCGAAATGTTGGCAAGCGGTTTTCTCGAGGAGGTTGAAACACTGGTTCAGAACCCGAACTTATCAATCAATAATGCAGCAGCTCGAGCGGTCGGGTATCGACAACTCTGGCCGGTCGTGCTGGGTGAAATAAGTCTCGATGATGGTGTGTATGGCGCCAAGAAAGCGACGCGTCAACTGGCCAAGCGCCAACTGACCTGGTTGCGTCGTCAAGCCGATACGGACTGGTTGATCAGTGGCCGCGCGAGCAATCGTGATCAAATATTATCAACGATTGATCGTTTTTTTTGA